A section of the Sulfuricurvum kujiense DSM 16994 genome encodes:
- a CDS encoding DsrE/DsrF/TusD sulfur relay family protein: MITLILNHEPYDGSDITYNALRLAKSLHKNGEAVNIFLMNDAVDLARGICVKPEIYDFDLHDTIKKLYERGVSVRACGTCNARCGIYKNTPYFSEEISSTMDQLSEWVIQSDKVLTF, encoded by the coding sequence ATGATTACCTTGATTTTAAACCATGAACCTTATGACGGCAGCGACATTACTTACAATGCGCTTCGCTTAGCGAAAAGTTTGCATAAAAACGGTGAAGCGGTCAATATTTTCCTGATGAACGATGCCGTCGATTTGGCGCGCGGTATTTGTGTGAAACCGGAGATATACGATTTTGATTTGCACGATACGATCAAAAAGCTGTATGAACGCGGCGTGAGTGTTCGCGCCTGCGGAACGTGCAATGCACGGTGCGGGATCTACAAAAATACCCCTTATTTCAGTGAAGAGATCTCCTCGACGATGGATCAGCTTAGCGAATGGGTGATTCAGAGCGACAAAGTATTAACATTTTAA